The Glycine soja cultivar W05 chromosome 6, ASM419377v2, whole genome shotgun sequence genome has a window encoding:
- the LOC114415142 gene encoding aquaporin TIP4-1-like, translating into MARIALGSTREATQPDCIQALIVEFIATFLFVFVGVASSMVVDKLGGDALVGLFAVAVAHALVVAVMISAAHISGGHLNPAVTLGLLAGGHITIFRSLLYWIDQLVAAAAASYLLYYLSGGQATPVHTLASGVGYGQGVVWEIVLTFSLLFTVYATMVDPKKGALAGLGPTLVGFVVGANILAGGAYSAASMNPARSFGPALVTGNWTDHWVYWVGPLIGGGLAGFIYETFFIDRSHVPLPRDEES; encoded by the exons ATGGCCAGAATCGCACTTGGAAGCACCCGAGAGGCCACTCAGCCAGACTGCATTCAGGCCCTCATCGTTGAATTCATAGCCACCTTCCTCTTTGTCTTTGTTGGCGTTGCTTCTTCCATGGTCGTTG ACAAGCTTGGTGGGGATGCACTAGTGGGATTGTTTGCTGTGGCCGTGGCACATGCACTTGTGGTGGCTGTAATGATCTCCGCCGCCCACATTTCTGGTGGCCACCTCAACCCCGCCGTCACCCTTGGCCTCCTTGCCGGTGGTCACATCACCATCTTTCGTTCCCTGCTCTATTGGATTGATCAATTAGTAGCAGCTGCAGCTGCTTCTTATCTCCTTTACTACCTCTCTGGAGGACAG GCAACTCCAGTTCATACGCTGGCCAGTGGTGTGGGATATGGTCAAGGAGTAGTTTGGGAGATTGTGTTGACGTTTTCTTTGTTATTCACTGTGTATGCGACCATGGTGGATCCCAAGAAGGGAGCACTTGCTGGGCTTGGGCCCACACTGGTTGGGTTTGTAGTGGGGGCCAACATCCTCGCTGGTGGGGCTTACTCCGCTGCTTCTATGAACCCCGCAAGATCTTTTGGGCCTGCTTTGGTTACTGGCAACTGGACTGATCATTGGGTTTACTGGGTTGGGCCTCTCATTGGTGGTGGCCTTGCTGGTTTCATCTATGAGACTTTCTTCATTGACCGATCTCATGTTCCACTTCCTCGTGATGAAGAAAGCTAA